One part of the Thermococcus litoralis DSM 5473 genome encodes these proteins:
- the pyrG gene encoding glutamine hydrolyzing CTP synthase: MAKFIFVTGGVVSGLGKGITSASLGMLMKSRGFRTTNIKIDPYINYDAGTMSPYQHGEVFVLDDGGEVDLDLGNYERFLDTNLTFDHNITTGKVYSTVIEKERRGDYLGATVQVIPHITNEIKERIRRIAEEYDVVVVEIGGTVGDIESMPFLEAARQMQLEEGRENVAFVHVTYVPKLKVVGEQKTKPTQHSVKELRSLGIQPDAIIARSEDPLEEGARKKISLFTNVPEEAVISAYDVEDTYEVPLLLEREGLGKYLTKRLGLEEREPELRAWEEMVRKYKGLKDEVEIAIVGKYVKLADSYLSIKEALKHSSVANDVKVKIRWIEAEDLEKEGFKLLEGVHGIIVPGGFGARGSEGKIMAIQYARENDIPFLGICFGFQLTVVEFARHVLGLEGANSTEINPQTPYPVVDLMPEQRGLDKLGGTMRLGAYPIKIKEGTLAHRLYGRELIYERHRHRWEVSPEYIERLEKAGLVFSGIAGDDERRMEILELPDKRYFIATQFHPEFKSRPMKPAPVFRGLVKAAKEMKG; this comes from the coding sequence ATGGCAAAGTTCATCTTTGTAACCGGTGGGGTTGTGAGTGGACTTGGAAAGGGAATAACGAGCGCTTCACTGGGCATGCTCATGAAATCTAGAGGATTCAGAACTACAAACATCAAAATTGACCCATACATCAACTACGATGCCGGAACAATGAGTCCATACCAACATGGAGAGGTCTTCGTGCTCGACGATGGAGGAGAGGTTGACCTCGACCTTGGAAACTACGAGCGCTTTTTGGACACAAACCTAACATTTGACCACAACATTACAACTGGAAAGGTATACTCCACGGTTATAGAAAAAGAGAGAAGAGGAGACTATTTAGGCGCAACCGTGCAGGTTATACCCCACATTACCAACGAGATTAAGGAACGCATAAGGAGAATAGCCGAGGAGTATGATGTTGTCGTCGTTGAAATAGGAGGTACAGTTGGAGACATAGAGAGCATGCCCTTCCTTGAGGCAGCCCGTCAGATGCAGCTTGAAGAAGGGAGAGAAAACGTTGCTTTTGTTCATGTAACCTACGTTCCAAAGCTTAAAGTTGTTGGAGAGCAAAAAACAAAGCCTACACAACACAGCGTTAAAGAGCTCCGCTCCCTTGGAATTCAGCCTGATGCAATAATAGCTAGAAGCGAGGATCCGCTGGAAGAGGGGGCTAGAAAGAAGATAAGTCTCTTCACAAACGTGCCAGAAGAGGCGGTAATAAGTGCCTATGACGTTGAAGACACCTACGAAGTTCCTCTCCTCCTTGAGAGGGAAGGGCTTGGCAAATACTTGACCAAAAGGCTTGGACTAGAAGAGAGGGAGCCAGAGTTAAGGGCATGGGAAGAAATGGTCAGGAAATACAAGGGATTGAAAGATGAGGTGGAGATAGCGATTGTAGGGAAGTACGTTAAGCTTGCCGACTCATATCTCAGCATAAAAGAAGCATTGAAGCATTCAAGTGTTGCCAATGATGTTAAGGTAAAGATAAGGTGGATTGAGGCAGAGGACTTAGAAAAAGAGGGCTTCAAGCTCCTTGAAGGGGTTCACGGTATAATAGTGCCCGGCGGATTTGGTGCAAGGGGAAGCGAGGGCAAGATTATGGCCATCCAGTATGCGAGAGAAAATGATATCCCCTTCCTTGGCATCTGCTTTGGATTCCAGCTAACCGTTGTGGAGTTTGCAAGACACGTTCTCGGTCTTGAAGGAGCAAATTCAACCGAGATAAATCCGCAAACGCCGTATCCAGTTGTTGACCTCATGCCGGAGCAGAGGGGGCTTGACAAGCTCGGCGGCACGATGAGGCTTGGGGCATATCCAATCAAGATAAAAGAGGGTACTCTTGCCCACAGGCTCTACGGTAGGGAGCTTATATACGAACGCCACAGGCACCGCTGGGAGGTAAGCCCTGAGTACATCGAACGGCTCGAAAAGGCTGGTCTTGTCTTCAGCGGCATAGCTGGAGACGATGAAAGGAGGATGGAGATCCTTGAGTTGCCGGATAAGCGCTATTTCATAGCGACTCAGTTCCATCCAGAGTTTAAGTCAAGACCTATGAAACCTGCACCTGTGTTTAGAGGATTGGTAAAAGCGGCAAAAGAAATGAAAGGCTAA
- a CDS encoding tyrosine-type recombinase/integrase gives MEHYEKWIETYFTSEHTQKTYLSALRQFHDKFGYMTTPDELLDAITTWIRDLRTEGYTPKTINNYVTAVLSYYRDQGIVIPEETWRRIRRRILPPSKPSTFDKAGSHDEWKRILTHMSLAGRSLFLFLLSTGCRIGEALQLKISDLDLEKDPPRAYIRPEYTKGGYGGRVVFFTYEARDAIEEWLKLRLILNKRAPKRYYIPKHGRYAYYTEKDDNRVWPISVSTAQAILWEALKRAGLDERDPRTGRRLIHIHSTRKFFRSNCGLPDALTHALMGHEGYLDRSYLRQNVERAGEEYKQIAIPRLTIFEKTTADKMEILKLIAKALGVNEERLDTVLEEHRGQGFYDIATAIGNLIKEEISKSAKKKEYAIVDEDELQFYLLNGWDLAKVLNDGRFLMVRA, from the coding sequence ATGGAACACTATGAAAAATGGATCGAAACATATTTTACGTCGGAGCACACCCAGAAAACATACCTATCTGCACTAAGGCAATTCCACGACAAATTTGGTTACATGACTACTCCAGATGAACTTCTGGATGCTATAACAACATGGATTCGTGACCTTAGAACCGAGGGCTATACACCAAAAACCATCAACAACTACGTAACTGCAGTGCTGTCTTATTATCGGGATCAGGGAATTGTTATTCCTGAGGAAACATGGAGACGAATTAGAAGGAGAATTCTACCACCAAGCAAACCCTCAACCTTTGATAAAGCAGGAAGTCACGATGAGTGGAAACGTATACTAACCCATATGAGTTTAGCTGGGAGAAGCCTGTTTCTGTTCCTTCTAAGCACTGGTTGCCGTATCGGAGAAGCCTTACAGTTGAAAATCTCGGATTTAGACCTTGAAAAAGACCCACCCCGTGCCTACATCCGACCCGAGTACACGAAGGGAGGTTACGGTGGACGTGTAGTCTTTTTCACATACGAGGCAAGGGATGCTATAGAAGAATGGCTGAAGCTAAGACTAATACTCAACAAGCGTGCTCCAAAACGTTATTACATTCCAAAGCACGGTAGATATGCATACTACACAGAAAAAGACGACAACAGAGTCTGGCCAATCTCAGTTTCTACAGCTCAAGCTATCCTCTGGGAAGCTCTCAAGCGTGCTGGACTCGACGAAAGGGATCCAAGGACAGGCAGGAGACTCATTCACATCCATAGCACTCGTAAGTTTTTCAGGTCTAACTGCGGACTTCCCGACGCTCTAACCCATGCTTTGATGGGGCACGAGGGATACTTAGATAGGAGCTACCTACGTCAAAATGTTGAAAGGGCTGGAGAAGAATACAAACAAATAGCAATCCCCAGACTCACCATCTTTGAGAAAACAACTGCTGACAAGATGGAAATTCTGAAATTGATAGCCAAAGCACTCGGTGTAAACGAAGAAAGGTTGGACACAGTCCTTGAAGAGCACAGAGGTCAGGGGTTCTACGACATTGCCACCGCAATAGGCAACCTAATCAAAGAAGAAATCAGTAAATCTGCCAAAAAGAAGGAATACGCCATTGTGGATGAAGATGAACTCCAGTTCTACCTGCTCAACGGATGGGATCTTGCGAAAGTACTAAATGATGGACGCTTTTTGATGGTTCGTGCCTAG
- a CDS encoding DUF2244 domain-containing protein: MIRALVKLMFSILIRVMLLLALPVLAFLKLGWGSDFLMVIIIYAQLLVIWRQAEIYERQNLLLLNQFEPSFSVRINDNMLIIENVSQNPAYDVGIVRVLREDGKPIPPEKWREYISFPEEYLIQCLSPKESGILSDFIDETYFFWKEY, translated from the coding sequence TTGATAAGGGCTCTGGTTAAACTCATGTTTTCGATTTTGATACGTGTAATGTTGTTATTAGCGCTTCCAGTACTTGCCTTTCTTAAGCTCGGATGGGGTTCAGATTTCCTAATGGTTATTATAATTTATGCTCAATTGCTCGTTATCTGGAGGCAGGCTGAAATTTATGAGAGACAAAATCTTTTGTTGCTTAATCAGTTTGAACCATCATTTAGTGTTAGAATAAACGATAACATGCTAATTATAGAGAATGTGAGCCAAAATCCTGCTTATGATGTTGGAATAGTAAGAGTATTACGGGAAGACGGTAAGCCAATTCCTCCTGAAAAATGGAGAGAGTATATAAGTTTCCCCGAAGAATATCTCATTCAATGTTTAAGTCCAAAAGAAAGTGGTATTCTTAGTGATTTTATAGATGAAACTTATTTTTTTTGGAAAGAGTATTGA
- a CDS encoding type 2 periplasmic-binding domain-containing protein → MTDYILALPPRSGGTTMSLALGIHLGKVLYLNNRYANIEQACRNLEKLDLDPNFKGVLIMGQNRIEEIRQYYLKMPIYSQILTPADAIAFGMLENKHPYYLLLEWAKNSSITLTVPQIAWRDLSPDQYDVLIIDEDRTLDTFYPEDVELIKITISKFQFSIEIPILGLLDFIPNKIKKEYPEFLDWLNELAELKQNNNFWDYYNEAVQNGSSEPIIDALESLMEDIPEPPFTSWALDEKIRTAEELLRKGWKEEEYDVIRFFVASLFYLGYYLERHRKPPNGKIIYLVADRVLLFKDWLNGFKHIIIRGNDRGKAEAFFNALGRTKVGIIEDQNFRYARNFIVVHSDIFEVGKLLDSQNVPFLVFAGTKEIAEKVLQKFREIGIHNIELVDNLTPYEYIKECYMTGRSLVFYANSTISRGVDLPFYDVVLVYHFGFATPFEEITNPDLATETLINELEQSILRISPIPFYREESPKLVIFHSNIPKLRYLADRIFGVVEPSKLKTIIPFLSKVEKKEFKESLGKYLGFKETKISGRLYLLISPKIKSLNIGEILFYSVLMSQNPKIFKRVFLLGIRPEDLELWFRHIEGFEFRKWKELREDLRKVEKKKEKIEWFISFLKELDAFDEVGSGVNLRTGRHYRILKVKKFDKLKEGALLLL, encoded by the coding sequence ATGACTGACTATATTCTTGCTCTACCTCCACGCTCAGGCGGAACAACTATGTCCCTAGCACTCGGAATCCATCTTGGCAAAGTTCTCTACCTTAATAACCGATATGCAAATATTGAGCAAGCTTGTCGTAATTTGGAAAAACTAGACTTAGATCCAAACTTCAAAGGAGTTCTTATCATGGGGCAAAATAGAATTGAAGAAATTAGACAATATTATCTAAAGATGCCTATATACAGTCAAATTTTAACGCCAGCTGACGCAATTGCCTTCGGCATGTTGGAAAATAAGCATCCCTATTATCTACTTTTGGAATGGGCTAAAAATTCCAGCATCACCCTTACTGTTCCACAAATAGCATGGAGGGATCTTTCACCAGACCAATATGATGTGCTAATTATTGATGAAGATAGAACTTTGGACACATTTTATCCAGAGGACGTAGAGCTAATTAAAATAACAATTTCAAAATTTCAGTTCTCCATCGAGATTCCAATTTTGGGACTTTTGGATTTTATTCCCAACAAAATCAAAAAAGAGTATCCTGAATTCTTAGATTGGCTCAACGAACTTGCGGAACTAAAACAAAATAACAACTTCTGGGACTACTATAATGAAGCCGTCCAGAATGGCTCCAGTGAACCTATTATCGATGCATTGGAAAGCCTAATGGAGGACATTCCAGAACCACCATTCACAAGCTGGGCGTTAGACGAAAAAATCAGAACAGCAGAAGAGCTCCTAAGAAAAGGCTGGAAAGAAGAGGAGTATGACGTTATCAGGTTCTTTGTTGCGTCTTTGTTCTACTTGGGATATTACCTTGAACGCCACAGAAAACCACCTAATGGGAAAATCATCTACTTAGTAGCCGACAGGGTTTTACTCTTTAAAGATTGGCTGAATGGGTTCAAGCATATTATAATCAGGGGTAATGACCGTGGGAAAGCAGAAGCATTCTTTAACGCTCTTGGCAGAACTAAGGTAGGCATAATTGAAGATCAAAACTTCCGTTATGCTCGTAACTTCATAGTAGTTCACTCAGATATTTTCGAAGTAGGAAAACTGCTTGATTCTCAAAACGTTCCGTTTCTTGTCTTCGCTGGAACTAAGGAGATAGCTGAGAAAGTCCTTCAAAAGTTCAGGGAAATAGGCATTCACAATATTGAGTTAGTGGATAACTTAACGCCCTACGAGTATATAAAGGAATGCTACATGACAGGTCGGTCACTTGTATTCTACGCAAACAGCACAATTTCCAGAGGGGTGGATTTACCATTCTACGATGTAGTTCTGGTGTATCACTTTGGTTTCGCAACGCCTTTTGAGGAAATAACTAACCCTGACTTAGCTACAGAAACACTGATTAACGAACTAGAACAATCAATCCTTAGAATCTCACCTATTCCGTTTTATCGTGAGGAAAGTCCTAAACTCGTAATCTTCCACTCTAACATTCCAAAACTACGTTACTTAGCAGACAGAATCTTTGGAGTCGTAGAACCGAGTAAACTAAAAACAATTATACCCTTTTTGTCTAAAGTAGAAAAGAAGGAATTCAAGGAATCTTTAGGAAAATATCTCGGTTTTAAGGAGACTAAAATTTCGGGTAGATTATACTTATTAATCAGTCCGAAAATTAAGTCTCTGAATATCGGGGAAATTCTGTTTTACTCGGTTCTAATGTCCCAAAATCCAAAAATATTCAAAAGGGTATTTTTGTTAGGCATTAGACCTGAGGATTTGGAGCTTTGGTTTAGACACATCGAGGGCTTTGAATTCAGGAAATGGAAGGAACTCAGGGAAGACCTGAGGAAAGTCGAGAAGAAGAAGGAGAAAATTGAATGGTTCATCAGCTTCCTCAAAGAGTTGGATGCTTTTGATGAAGTTGGGAGCGGTGTCAATCTTAGAACGGGCAGGCATTACAGGATCCTCAAGGTCAAAAAATTTGACAAGCTGAAGGAGGGTGCCCTCCTGCTTTTGTAG
- a CDS encoding helix-turn-helix domain-containing protein, whose protein sequence is MARKFITTKEFAEMYGVKIGTVQAWCRNKRLKAIKLGKEWRIPLSELEKLGIKIDTGK, encoded by the coding sequence ATGGCTAGGAAATTTATCACAACTAAGGAATTCGCGGAAATGTATGGGGTAAAAATTGGAACGGTTCAAGCATGGTGCAGGAACAAACGGCTCAAAGCCATAAAGCTTGGGAAGGAGTGGAGGATTCCACTCTCAGAACTCGAGAAATTAGGTATAAAAATCGATACAGGGAAATAA
- a CDS encoding AbrB/MazE/SpoVT family DNA-binding domain-containing protein → MTDEHTRNVLNLITALAQIKWKDLQNTLRDVVITFFNQTAVYKARVQKGGRIKIPEEERSALGLNEGDIVQVILIPLKEGNKNEKGNSTLD, encoded by the coding sequence ATGACAGACGAACACACTAGAAATGTTTTGAATCTGATTACAGCATTAGCCCAAATTAAATGGAAAGATCTCCAGAATACACTGCGCGATGTTGTAATAACATTCTTTAATCAAACTGCTGTTTACAAGGCAAGAGTTCAAAAAGGTGGGAGAATTAAAATTCCCGAAGAAGAAAGAAGTGCTTTGGGGTTAAATGAGGGAGATATTGTCCAAGTCATTCTTATTCCTCTAAAGGAGGGGAATAAGAATGAAAAGGGTAATAGCACTCTTGATTAG